The region agatcgccATTAGACAACACCCTCGTGCTTACTAAAAGCTCCAGAACAAAAAACACCCACTTTCCACTCATGCGAAGTTTCTCGTCATAGGGGTGTGTTGCTAACAGAATTAATAGCCAATGCTTGGCTTAGCAACAACACCCCTGACGAAAATCCTTTCGCCaatattgctatttcattttatCCACAGTACAAGTATTGCTTTCCTTGTTGTTGAAACCATTTTCTTTTATGATTATGGCTATCTGATCCAGAAGATGAAGAATGTACCTAATCTTCCTTTTTGATTTATATCTATCTATGgatataatatttaagtatatgatTAATTACCTGGTTGGCTTCTTGTAGTACTGATACAAGATCTTTTGCTTGACGGGAATTTGAAGGTGTGAAGAAAGCATAGGAGGTGCCTTTCGTTTTTGAACGGCCCGTTCTGCCTATCCGGTGAATATAATCCTCAGAAGAGTTAGGGTAATCAAAGTTTATAACGAATTTGATaccatcaacatctataaaaataGAACTGGTTAAAAAAGCAACCAATACATAGACAGTAATTTCAATATTAATGCTGGTCATGAAAATCTATTAAAAACTCAACAAAAGCTGTAAACCTTGTACATGTTAAGGAGGTAACTCATAGCTGTATTACTTACATGAATGAGTTACACAACAGCCATGTACAAAAATCCAGTAAACAGTTGCCTCTCACTAGGAACCCAGGAGTCTTGATCGGGCGTTCAATTAAAGATTTTGCTAAGTTGTTCACATAGCCCAACTCCATCCAGCCGAAACAGAAAACCCTTGACCTCTTGCCGATCATCTCAACTGTGGTCAAGTTTTTCAACAATGCACCTTTTCAATCTTTGAATTTAAATAAGCAGTGCATCACCAGGTTTTCCTCAACTTTCAAGTGTATCCGTATTCACGGACATACCATCAAGCTTTCCGGCCTCGGGGTCCAATCACAGTGAAAGGCACTTATGAGGCACCATAACAAATGACGAGTTATTGCATTCTTGGAAATACCAATACCACTGCATCTAGAAGTGTCTATCTACAAATCCAGTGCAGTAACATGCCTTTTAATTTGAGGCAGTATTCAGACAGAAGAACACAATAACTTTCCGCCAGTGCCTctgaaaatataaaacaaaaaggttGAATTCACTGGTtaataacattatattatagCTTTTGCATCAAATTTCAAGACTTCAAGATCATGAAAGGGGTTCTAAAATAGTCATGTGGCTTGATGGCAAGGACATGTCCAGCATTTGTGCTGCAGCCAGGCATGTTTAaattcttttttgtttatttgaataaCCAAACAAACACTAATGGACAACATCATTGACTTTAGCTTAAGTCAATGTGCTTGTCATTTATCAAAGTTGACAGTTACAAAACTTCCTAagcattaattatattataaatcaaGCTTTAAATAAAGATCATATTATAAAGAAAGTTTCCTTACCAAGTCCTCTGGCAGCAACATCAGTGGCAACTAAAATATTGGCACGGCCTTGTTTGAACTGATATAAAACTTCATCTCTTTCTTGCTGTGTTTTATCTCCATGCATGCAAACAGCTGGCCAGCCATAACGTCTAATATTTCTAGTAATATTTTCCACTTTTCTCTTAGtttcaacaaaaataattgtCTTTGCACCAGGATCTTGACTTTGTCCAATTTCTTGTAGCAATAcatttaatctaaaatagaatattgttttatattaataaaacagctaaaaacacctgccttataattatgataaaaggtATTGAATTCAGATCTTCTTAGAGGaaagtttgtttttataatcAGACTTAGTggtcatattaaaaaaacattcatcaCTAGAAAtctgcaaaataaatttaaatagataAAAGCATGTTTATACTAACTTGTTTTCCTTTTCATGTTCCTGGCAAATGTCAACAATTTGTAAAATGTTGTGATTGGCAGACAACTGCAGAGATCCAACATTGATCTGCACATAATCACCTAGATAATCTTCAGCCAATTTTTTCACTTCTTTGGGCCATGTGGCAGACCACATCAGAGTCTGCCTGTCTGGGCGGATCTGTTCAATGATCTTTCTAATCTGAGGTTCGAAGCCCATGTCTAACATGCGATCAGCTTCATCCAAGACCAGGTAAGTGCAACGCTGGAGATTGGTGGTCCCCTTTTCAAGGAAATCAATTAATCTGCCAGGAGTGGCAATGACAATCTCAACACCACGCTCCAAGTCACGGGCTTGCTCCCTCTTAGGTGCTCCTCCGAACACACAAGTGTTACGGACATAGGCAGTATTTCCAAAATCAGTTGCTACTTGTTGAATCTGTTGAGCTAGTTCTCGAGTTGGGGCGAGCACTAAAGCAATAGGCCCATCCCTGTGTCTGAGGGGCTCCTGGTTGTTAATGTGCACAATGGCAGGCAGTATGTAAGCCAGGGTCTTTCCAGAGCCTGTTTGGGCAATGCCTACCAAATTTTTTCCAGACATAGCAATAGGCCAGCCTTGGGCTTGAATAGGAGTGGGTTCCTTGTAGCCCATGCCACTAATACCCTTCATTACATAGTCAGGGAAATTGCCCTCCTCAAAACGTTGGATGGGGTTTGGGACATCAACTCCACTAACTGTAATCTCATGTTGACTTCTGTGTTCCTCTACTTCATAAGGGGAGCGACTGAGGACTGAAGGATGTGGGTTGTAGAAGTTCTTGTTGAATGGTTGCAGCGACATTGTGTCCCAGTTAGGACGGCGCATGTTTTGGCCTCCAGTGAAGTCTTTCTTGCCGCCACCGCCGCCATAACCTCCACCACCGCCACCACCGAAGCGGCTACCTCCTCCGCCGCCAAATTTACTTCCACCCCCAGATGAACCATATCTGGAACCGCCGCTTCCGCCACGGCTATTGCTCCAATTTCCGGACCTAAAATGTAATAAAGTTGTAAAGGAATGGATATAactgtatttataataattcatATCTGTACACTGTAACATAACCTACATCGCAAAAATTAAGTGCCTAGTTAAGTGATGAAGATGAAGGATAGAATACTACTGACAAATTGGAAGTTCAGTTTTAATTTGACACgtgtcaattaaaaaatacacgTGCGTTTTAGACATCTACCTACATAAGTAAGAACAAAATCGGACCGAACTTTACTATGATTAACACAAGAGTTCACGTTCCATGTCCCCATACCATACTATATACCAAGAGACCTAAGTGAAAAATACAATCcactttaatattttctttgtatTGATTACGTATGCAATTATGACTAAACGGTAAACGGTTTTTATATCCAAATTGCATACGTACACTGGGCAGAGGGAAGTGTTAAATTTAAACGAGTGGAATGGAAGAGGAGCACGCAAGCGTGGAATTAACGATTAACGGTGCTAGACAAAATGGAGGCCACCAGAAACCCATTAGTCATAAAAAACCATCGaccattaattttaagtaaaataatacacGATATTTAAAGTAGTTTAGTAATGGACAAGAAAATAcctttctaaattaaaaaaatgatttgtaAATCAAATTCACcttgaaatattcattaaaacttCGAAACAAAATATTCTGGAAAATTTGCCAAATCTAACGGTAACGCGAAAAAAACCCTGAAATAACTAAAagatacaataaatataaataaaaagtttttacttACATTGTTTTAGATGTTCAAGAATTCAAGATGTACTGAATATAAGCAGATTTATAATCCTGTCCGATCTAAGCAGGGCCGAGTGAATCTGAAATAGACGCCATATTGTTACATTTTCCTTAACAAAATTTAACACACCAACCAATTTCATTAACACGGGTAATCAAAAATGCCAAAATAATTACTAACTCGTAAATAATAGAACTTTACAAACAAAATTGAATTACTAGTactaaaggaaaactataaacaCGTCTTACCTCAACCACTGCTTTTTTGAAAGAGGGTAAACTAAGGCAAAAGACCTAAAGACCGAGTGAGTGGGGCTGGGGCAAAGGAATTTATAATAGCCCGAgagtgaatgaaatgaatgacaaAGTGGCAAGCACAGTCCAAGTCAAGCTCATAGTGTCACTGAATTGCACTGTCGCACTGTCTAATTTGGCAGAcagataaagaaaataaaatagttatcgtctaataaaaaaatctacaattTATGATATGATAATAACTCAATATGATCTGAATTCAAACataaataaaccaataaaaaaaaaaac is a window of Choristoneura fumiferana chromosome 8, NRCan_CFum_1, whole genome shotgun sequence DNA encoding:
- the Rm62 gene encoding ATP-dependent RNA helicase Rm62; this translates as MSGNWSNSRGGSGGSRYGSSGGGSKFGGGGGSRFGGGGGGGYGGGGGKKDFTGGQNMRRPNWDTMSLQPFNKNFYNPHPSVLSRSPYEVEEHRSQHEITVSGVDVPNPIQRFEEGNFPDYVMKGISGMGYKEPTPIQAQGWPIAMSGKNLVGIAQTGSGKTLAYILPAIVHINNQEPLRHRDGPIALVLAPTRELAQQIQQVATDFGNTAYVRNTCVFGGAPKREQARDLERGVEIVIATPGRLIDFLEKGTTNLQRCTYLVLDEADRMLDMGFEPQIRKIIEQIRPDRQTLMWSATWPKEVKKLAEDYLGDYVQINVGSLQLSANHNILQIVDICQEHEKENKLNVLLQEIGQSQDPGAKTIIFVETKRKVENITRNIRRYGWPAVCMHGDKTQQERDEVLYQFKQGRANILVATDVAARGLDVDGIKFVINFDYPNSSEDYIHRIGRTGRSKTKGTSYAFFTPSNSRQAKDLVSVLQEANQMISPQLQSMADRCGGGGGWNRNRYGGGRGGGGGGGSFKRGTNFGRNGQGGGGSGGHRRFNDSY